TGATAGGTGGGCGAGAGGGTCTCCTCGTCGAAGGCGACCGAGGCGTTCTCGAAGCGCGCATCGTCGTACTTGAGCGCCTTGAGTTCGCCGAAGTGGGTGGTGGCGATCGTGAGCCGAGCCCGCTCGGCCAGGTGCTGGAGCAAGGCGATCGCCAGGGCCGCCCCCTCGGTGGGATCGGTGCCGGCGCCCACTTCATCAAGCAGCACCAGGGACGCCCCCGCCGCCTCGGATGGGTGCTCGGGCAGGGCCGTCAGGATGCGGGCGATGCGGCGCACGTGGCCGCTGAAGGTGGAGAGGTTCTGCTGCAGCGACTGCTCATCGCCGATGTCGGCGAGCACCTGATCGCACCAGGGCAGCCGCGGCGTGCCGCCGCAGGGCAGGAACAGGCCGGCCCGCGCCATCAGCGCCGCTAGCCCCACGCTCTTGAGGGTCACCGTCTTGCCGCCGGTGTTGGGGCCGGTGATCGCCACCACCCGCAATTCGCTCCCCACCTTCACCGTCACTGGCACCACCTGCGGCCGCTGCGGGCTGGGGCGCAACAGGGGATGGCGAAGGTTTTCGAGCAGGAAGGGGGCCGACGGATCGCCCGAAAGTTCCGGCCGCACCGCCCCGAGGGCCAGGGCATAGCGGGCCCGGGCGAGGCCGAAATCCAGGGCCACCAGCACTCTCTGCAGGGTCTCGAGGCTGCCGGCTTCCGCCGCCACCAGGGCGCTGAGCGCGGCGAGCACCTCCCGCTCGGCCTCCCGCTCCCGGCCCTCCAGCTCCCTGAGCCGGTTGCCCAGGGCGATCACCGCCTGGGGCTCGATGAACACGGTGCTGCCGGAGGCCGAGCTGTCGTGGACCAGACCGCTCACCTGGGAGGCGGCGCCCGCCTTCACCGCCAGCACGGGCCGGCCGTTGCGCTCGGCGATCACCGTGTCCTGGAGCAGGGGGGCGAAGCGGCGCAGCAGGTCCTGCAGGCGCTCGCGCCGCTCGCTGCGAACCGCCAGCAGCTGCCGGCGCAACTCGGCCAGGGGCGCACTGGCGCGATCCGCCACCCGGCCCCCCTCCTCCAGGCAGAAATGGAGCCGCTGCTCCAGCTCCGGCAGGGTGCGCAGTTCCGCCACCAGCGATGAGGTCAACGGACGGAGCTCGTGGTCAGCGATCTGGCGCCGCAGCCGCCGGGCCGCCGCCAGGGTGGTGGCCACCGCCAGCAGCGCCTCGCCGCCCGCCACCCCGCCTTTGCAGCAATGGCGCAGGGTGGCGCCCAGGTCAGCCACCCCCTGGAAGCTCAGGCCGCCCTCGATCAGGCCATCGAGGCCGATCAGTTCGGTGGTTTCCGCCAGCCGCGCCTGGCTCTGGGCCAGCGAATCGGCCAGGGGGAGCTCCGCGCAGCGGGCCCGCCCGGCCGCAGTGGAGCCATGGACGGCCAGGTCAGCCGCCAGCTGGTCCCATTCCAGCAACGAACGGGTTTCCTGATCAATCGGCGGCGGATCGACTGGGAGCGAATCGACTAGAACCGGTGACTCGGGCCCAGCGGGCCTGGTGTCAGGCGACATTGGAGGCGATCCCGCCTTCGGGCTCAAACAGCACCTCCAGCCAGTTGCCCTCGGGATCCTGCAGGTAAAAGGAGGCCGTCTGGTCGCGGTGGTCGTGGATGGCACCCACCGTCACGCCCTGATCCTGGAGAGCGGCGTGCACGGCGGCGAGGCCCACCCGATCGCCCACGTGGAAGGCGAAATGAGGCCCCGCAGCCCGATACTCGGGCCCCAGCAGGGCCACCCCCTCGCCGCCTTCGGGCAGCTGCAGGTAGGCCCAGTCGCTGGCATCCCAGGTGAGCTCGAGGCCCAGGGCCCTGTAAAAATCCTTGGCGCGCTCCATGTCCTGGACGCGCACCGCCACATGGCCCAGGCGCAGCGGGGGGGACGGGGGCACGGCGTGAATGTCGGATCGATCCATTCTCGGCGCTGGGGCTCAGGCCCGCGGGGGCAGCTGCGCGCTCATCCCTGCCTGAGCCACTGCGCCGCGTCGCAGGCGTGGTAGGTGAGGATCAGATCGGCGCCTGCCCGCTTGAAGCAGAGCAGGGTTTCGAGCACGATCGAACGTTCGTCGATCCAGCCGCGCTCGGCCGCCGCCTTCACCATCGAATACTCGCCACTGACGTTGTAGGCGGCGATCGGCAGCTCGGTTTCGCCGCGCAGGCGGTGGATGATGTCGAGGTAGGCGAGCCCCGGCTTGACCATCAGGATGTCGGCCCCCTCCTGCTCATCGAGCAGGGCTTCGGTGAGCGCCTCGCGGCCGTTGGCCGGATCCATCTGATAGGTGCTCTTGTCGGTGGGGATCGGCTTGGTGGCACCGGAGCGGGGGGCGGAATCGAGCGCCTCGCGGAAGGGGCCGTAGTAGGCGGAGGCGTACTTGGCGGTGTAGCTGATGATCCCCACGTGCTCGAAGCCCTCCTCATCGAGGGCTTCCCGGATGGCGCCGACGCGGCCGTCCATCATGTCGCTGGGACCGATCAGATCAGCGCCCGCCCGGGCCTGGGCCACCGCCTGGCGGCAGAGCTGGCCCACGGTTTCGTCGTTGAGCACCACCCCCTCCTCGCTGACGATGCCGTCGTGGCCATCGCAGGAGTAGGGGTCGAGGGCGACGTCGGTCATGATCGCCATGCCGGGATGCTCCTGCTTGAGCCGACGGATCGCCCGCGGGATCAGGCCGCCTTCGTTGAAGCACTCGGCGCCGTCTTCGCTCTTGAGGCCATCGGCCACCTTGGGGAACAGCACCACGCAGCGGATGCCCAGGTCCCAGGCGCGGCCGACCTCGCCCACGAGGCCCTCCAGGCTCCAGCGCTGGGCGCCGGGCATCGCGCCGATCGGCTCGTTGGTGACCCCCTCGTGGACGAACAGGGGATAGATGAAGTCGGCGGAGCTGAGCTGGTATTCCCGCACCAGGGCCCTCAGGGCCGGCGTGCGCCGCAGGCGGCGGGGACGGTAGGTGAGTTCCATGCTGGGACGACCGCTGGGCGGATCCTACGGATCGAGGGGGTTCGGCCTAGAGCCTGGCCGCCGCCATCCACTCGCGCCGGGGGTCGCTGCTGCGCACATCGCGCAACTGGCCCAGCAACTCCAGCTCGCTCTCGCTGAACTCCCGGGGCAGGTGCAGGCTGAGGGTGAGCAGCAGATCGCCGCGGCCTTCCTTGAGGGGCCAGCCCTTGCCCTTGAGCCGCAGGGTGCGGCCCACACCCATACCCGGCGGCACCTGAACGGTGGCCTCGCCATCGGGGGTGGCCACGCGCACCTCCGCCCCGAGGCTGAGTTCATCGAGGCTGAGGGGCAGATCGGCCCGCAACTGATCCCCTTCGAGGGTCCAGATCGGATGGTCCTGGAGCTGGAGGGTGAGGTAAAGGTCGCCGCGGCGGCCGGTGCCGGGCTGCAGGTTGCCCTTGCCCTTGAGCCGCAGCCGGCTGCCCCCCTTCACCCCGGGGGGAATGCGCACCTGCACCCGCTCCTCGTTGACCGCCAAGGTGCGCTCGCAACCGCGAAAGGCATCGGCCAGGGAGAGATTGATGGTGGCCTCCGCATCCAGATTGAGCGGCTGGGAGCGATCGCCCGCGGGGCCAGCGAAACCACCGGGGCCAGGGAAGCCCCCCGGGAAACCGGAGCCGAATCCAAACCCGCCCGGGGCACCACCGAACCCGGCAGCGCTTCCCCCACCGCCGCCGGGACCACCGAAACGGCCGAGGAGGTCGTTGATGAAGTCGTCGAAATTGCCGTAGCGGCCGAAGTCCACGTCCACACCGGCGCCAGCGCTGCCGCCACCACCTCCGGCGGAGCCCCAGTACTGGCCGAACTGCTCGTAGCGCCGCCGCTTGTCGGGATCGGAGAGCACCTCATAGGCCTCGCTGATCTCCTTGAACTTGGCCTCGGCCCCGTTGTCCCCCGGGTTGACATCCGGGTGGTACTGGCGGGCCAGTTTGCGGAACGAACGCTTGATCGTTTCGGCGTCGGCACCGCGCTCGACCTGGAGCACCTTGAAGTAGTCGCGGTAGCCGTTGGCGCTCATCGCAGCGGGGAACGGTCAAACGTGAATCCAACCAGTCTCCCAGTTGATCGGGCATTGGCCAGGGGCGCCGGAGGGCGGAAATCCCCCTAGGTTTTCTCCAGCCCGCCCGCGCGCCCATGGCCCACCACCTCCCCAGCTCTGGCCCCAGGGCTCAACGCCTGAAGCTGGCCCTGCTGGTTTTGGCCAGCTTGGGACTGATGGGCGCGGCGAGCGCCGGGAGCAAGCCGGCCGTCAAGACGTCCGCGGCGGCGCCCGCAGGTTCCCAGGGGATCGAGGCGGTCAGCCCCTCCACCCTCTCCCAGATCGCCCTGGCGGATCACCTGCGCGCCAAGGGGGCGATTTTTTACGGCGCCTGGTGGTGTTCCCACTGTTTCCACCAGAAGAACCTGTTCGGCACCGAGGCGGCGCGCAAGCTCCCCTACCTGGAATGCGACAAGGACGACCAGGGCCGCCAGAAGTGTGTCGCCGCCAAGGTCAAGGCCTTCCCCACCTGGGTGCTGGGCAGCGAACGGCGTGAAGGGGTGCAGAGTTTGGCGGAACTGAGCGCCTGGAGCGGCTTCAAGGGCGCGACCAAGTGAAAGCCGCCAGTCAGTCCTGACGCCAAGGCCGCGCTCACAGCCGGCCCGGAGCATCAGTTTCAGGCCAACGGCGTTTCCGGCAGCCCCAGCTCCAGGCGCCAGTCGGCCAGGGGGCGCCCCCAGCCCTCTTCCAGCTTGAAACTGATCAGGCAGCGGGCCGCCAGACCCAACTCGAAGCCGCGGGCGAGGGCGTGCAGCAGCGCCTCGAGTGGCTCGTCGTTCTGCAGGGCGCTGAGCAGACCACCAAAGATCAGCAGCAGCGCCAGGGGCGAGCGCACCTGGGCCAGGTTGAAGGCCTGCAGCCCCAGTTCCCCGACCCCATCGGTGCCAAAACCCGTGAGCACGTGCACGATGTCGTGGGTTTCCCGCAGGCGGTGGGTGATGTACTGCGCCGGTGAGCTGATCGGACTGGGGTCAATCAGGCTCTCGGGCGTCAGCCCCTGGCTGACGAGCTGCTCGGCGTAGGTGCGGCCCAGGCTGCCCACCGGCAGAGCCGAAAGCTGGGCCAGATCGATCGGGTCGGGCCTCCAGAGCGTGACCACCAGCTCGGCCATCGCAGGATTGGCCAGCAGATGGCGCTGCATCTGGGTGGCCAGGGGGCTGCCCTGGAGGCTGCGGGCCACAGCGAAAACGCTGGTGAGTTCGGTGGGGTTCTTGAGGAAGGCGGCCAGGCTCGCCACCATCCGCAGCGACTGGAGCCGTTGTTTGAGGTTGACCAGCATGGGGCGCGGACAGGGGTGATCGACTGATCCTCCAACGGGCACGCCGATCGCGCCATGGGGGCGGGCCGGCGGTCCATTGAGTAGACCGGTGCGCGACACCGTGAAGGATCAAGGGGGCCAAGCGCGATGGTGATGCGCCGCCTGGGGATGCTGCTGAAGCTCGCCCTGGTTCTGCTGCCGGTGGCGGCGCTCAAGGCGCTGGCCATGGCCCGGGGCTGGGAGGTGCTCGAGCCGACACCCCTGTTCGCCGGACTGATCACCTCCAACGTCTTTCTGATCGGCTTTTTGTTCAACGGCGTGCTCGTTGACTACAAGGAAAGCGAGAAGTGTCCCGCCCAGCTCGCCGAGATCCTGTTGAGCCTGGTGGCGGAGTTGCAGGCGCTGGGCTGGGCCCGGCCCGAGGCCGAACCGGCGGCGGCCCTGGCCACGGTCGCCCAGCTGGGGCAAGGGTTCCTGGGCTGGTTCCAGGGCACCACCCGCGCCGACGAGCTCCTGGATCGGATCGACCGGCTCAATGCCGAGCTGGCTCAGCTGCGCCACAGCTGTGAATCCCCCTGCATGGCGCGGTTGCTCCAGGAGCTGGCCGCGCTGCGGGGCCTGCTGCTGCGCATGGAAACGATCCGCTCGATTCCCTTCGTTCCCACGGTGTATTGGTTGTCAGCCACCAGCACCACCCTGTTGTGCGCCGGCCTGGTGCTGACCCACATGGAGGACTGGGTGGAGATCTTCTTCTATCTCGGCTCGATCGCCTTCCTGATGGTGTTCATCCTGCTGATGATCTGGGATCTGGACAATCCCTTCGGCCATGGCGAGTTCTCCTCCTGCGAGAACATCAGCCTGGCGCCCCTGGAGCGCACGCTGCCCCGGATCACCCACCCCCGCGATCATGAGGGCTGAGGGGAGGCGGGCCGCGCTCCGGCAGCATGGTGTCCCGCCCCTGGCTCGATGGCCCCACGCCGCCGCCGCACGTTGAAGGGCCGCAATTGGTTCGGCCGCAATCCGTGGGCGCTGCTGGCGTTGCTGCTACTGGGGATGGGCCTGGCGGTGCAGGTGTTCCACAGCCAGAAGGGCACCCAGCGGGATCCGCGGCGGGAGTTGCGGAAGTTCTGAGGAGATGTTGGTGCTGGTTCAGCAGGCACTCTTCGTCCTTTGACCTGTGGCCGTTCAGCGGTCGTAGATCTCACTTCGATGGCCAATCCTCAGCACCAGAACCACAAGCTGATCATTCAGGAGTTGACAGATCAAGCGGTAGTCACCCACGCGGTAGCGCCAAAGCCCACGAAGGGGACCACACGCCGACCGGCTGGGCGATCGAGTCGTGCCAGCTCACGCTCAGCCTGCTTGGAGAGCTCAATCGTCCAGGCCAAGTTCTGCTACAACGACTTCAAGCGGGCGCGTGGCCTCTTCACCGCGCCTGATGCGCTCAGCCACGGCCGCCCCGAGGTAGGCATCCTCGACGTCCTCGAGGCCCTGGAGAATCATCTGCTGCAGAAAGAACTCCTTCGAGCGGCCGGCATCGCGCACAAGCCGGTCAAGCCGCTGCTCGATGACCAGGTCCAGTTCAACGGACATTTCCATGATCCAATCGTAGGCCGATCGGCAGCGAAATCTCATCGCACCAGGAGGAAGGCGGCCAGCGCGCAAGGCTCTACGCAAAGCGCCGGAGTGCAGGAATGAAACGCCCTGGTTACGCCCAAGCCAGGGCTGAATCCGAAGCCCGCTGCCGCACGGTCGGCCAGCTGATCAGAGCCCATCACCATCCGCACGGCCATTTCTCGATTGGAGAGCGCCAGGAATTGGGGCAGAGGCGCCAAAGCCTTGGTGATCCAAGCCTTCCTAGGGTCGACCCATTCGCAGCCCAACGGTGCCTCCCGAACCCCTGCTGGGGGCCGGTGATCCGGCCGTGTTCCAGATCGTTCGTCCCGCTGGCCGCTCGGCCGTGCTGCTCACGGCCGACCACGCCGGCCGCGCCATTCCCCGCCGCCTGGCTGGCCTGAACCTGAGCGCTCGGGTGCTCAAGACCCATGTGGCCTGGGATCTGGGCGTCGATGGGCTGGGCCGCTGCCTGTCGGAGCGGCTCGACGCCTCATTGATCCTGCACAACTACTCACGGCTGGTGATCGATGCCAACCGGCCGCTGGAAGCTCCCGACTCGATCGTCAGCCGCAGCGAGCACACCGCCATCGCCGCCAACGGCAACCTCTCCGCCGCCGAGCGGCAGCAACGGGCCCTGGAGCTGTTCCAGCCTTACCACCAGCGCATCGCCGCCGAGCTCGATGGGCGTACCGAGCGGGCCCAAGCCACCGTGCTGGTGACGCTCCACAGCTTCACGCCGGTGCACTCGGGCGTGGCGCGCCCCTGGCATGTGGGGGTGCTGCACGGCCGTGACGGGCGCCTCGCCCGTCGGATGCTCCAGGGGCTGGGGCGGGAGAAGGGTCTCCGGGTGGGGGACAACGAGCCCTACGCCGTGAGCGATGAAAGCGACTACACCCTGGTGGTGCATGGGGAGCGCCGCCGGATTCCCCACGTGGAGCTGGAGATCCGCCAGGACCTGCTGGCCA
Above is a window of Cyanobium sp. ATX 6F1 DNA encoding:
- a CDS encoding endonuclease MutS2: MSPDTRPAGPESPVLVDSLPVDPPPIDQETRSLLEWDQLAADLAVHGSTAAGRARCAELPLADSLAQSQARLAETTELIGLDGLIEGGLSFQGVADLGATLRHCCKGGVAGGEALLAVATTLAAARRLRRQIADHELRPLTSSLVAELRTLPELEQRLHFCLEEGGRVADRASAPLAELRRQLLAVRSERRERLQDLLRRFAPLLQDTVIAERNGRPVLAVKAGAASQVSGLVHDSSASGSTVFIEPQAVIALGNRLRELEGREREAEREVLAALSALVAAEAGSLETLQRVLVALDFGLARARYALALGAVRPELSGDPSAPFLLENLRHPLLRPSPQRPQVVPVTVKVGSELRVVAITGPNTGGKTVTLKSVGLAALMARAGLFLPCGGTPRLPWCDQVLADIGDEQSLQQNLSTFSGHVRRIARILTALPEHPSEAAGASLVLLDEVGAGTDPTEGAALAIALLQHLAERARLTIATTHFGELKALKYDDARFENASVAFDEETLSPTYHLQWGIPGRSNALAIASRLGLAPGVLERAQELLAPRGEGELNQVIQGLEAQRRRQQEAAEDAVALLASTELLHEELLQRWEQQKEQSAELQEQRRRQLETSIREGQQEVRRIIRRLRQGQADGETTRLAGERLKRLERDHRPVPERRQHRGWMPVVGERIRVLSLGKSAEVLELAAGGRELTVRCGPMRLTLPLEAVESLSGQKPQPPEPPAPKVQVRIPAGLGAGPSVRTERNTVDVRGLRVHEAEAAVEEQLRVANGPVWVIHGIGTGRLKRGLREWLAGVAYVERVADAEKGDGGPGCSVVWVK
- a CDS encoding VOC family protein, with protein sequence MDRSDIHAVPPSPPLRLGHVAVRVQDMERAKDFYRALGLELTWDASDWAYLQLPEGGEGVALLGPEYRAAGPHFAFHVGDRVGLAAVHAALQDQGVTVGAIHDHRDQTASFYLQDPEGNWLEVLFEPEGGIASNVA
- the hemB gene encoding porphobilinogen synthase, with protein sequence MELTYRPRRLRRTPALRALVREYQLSSADFIYPLFVHEGVTNEPIGAMPGAQRWSLEGLVGEVGRAWDLGIRCVVLFPKVADGLKSEDGAECFNEGGLIPRAIRRLKQEHPGMAIMTDVALDPYSCDGHDGIVSEEGVVLNDETVGQLCRQAVAQARAGADLIGPSDMMDGRVGAIREALDEEGFEHVGIISYTAKYASAYYGPFREALDSAPRSGATKPIPTDKSTYQMDPANGREALTEALLDEQEGADILMVKPGLAYLDIIHRLRGETELPIAAYNVSGEYSMVKAAAERGWIDERSIVLETLLCFKRAGADLILTYHACDAAQWLRQG
- a CDS encoding DnaJ C-terminal domain-containing protein, encoding MSANGYRDYFKVLQVERGADAETIKRSFRKLARQYHPDVNPGDNGAEAKFKEISEAYEVLSDPDKRRRYEQFGQYWGSAGGGGGSAGAGVDVDFGRYGNFDDFINDLLGRFGGPGGGGGSAAGFGGAPGGFGFGSGFPGGFPGPGGFAGPAGDRSQPLNLDAEATINLSLADAFRGCERTLAVNEERVQVRIPPGVKGGSRLRLKGKGNLQPGTGRRGDLYLTLQLQDHPIWTLEGDQLRADLPLSLDELSLGAEVRVATPDGEATVQVPPGMGVGRTLRLKGKGWPLKEGRGDLLLTLSLHLPREFSESELELLGQLRDVRSSDPRREWMAAARL
- a CDS encoding Coq4 family protein; amino-acid sequence: MLVNLKQRLQSLRMVASLAAFLKNPTELTSVFAVARSLQGSPLATQMQRHLLANPAMAELVVTLWRPDPIDLAQLSALPVGSLGRTYAEQLVSQGLTPESLIDPSPISSPAQYITHRLRETHDIVHVLTGFGTDGVGELGLQAFNLAQVRSPLALLLIFGGLLSALQNDEPLEALLHALARGFELGLAARCLISFKLEEGWGRPLADWRLELGLPETPLA
- a CDS encoding type II toxin-antitoxin system RelE family toxin; this encodes MGDYRLICQLLNDQLVVLVLRIGHRSEIYDR
- a CDS encoding DNA-binding protein; this translates as MEMSVELDLVIEQRLDRLVRDAGRSKEFFLQQMILQGLEDVEDAYLGAAVAERIRRGEEATRPLEVVVAELGLDD
- a CDS encoding N-formylglutamate amidohydrolase, with the translated sequence MPPEPLLGAGDPAVFQIVRPAGRSAVLLTADHAGRAIPRRLAGLNLSARVLKTHVAWDLGVDGLGRCLSERLDASLILHNYSRLVIDANRPLEAPDSIVSRSEHTAIAANGNLSAAERQQRALELFQPYHQRIAAELDGRTERAQATVLVTLHSFTPVHSGVARPWHVGVLHGRDGRLARRMLQGLGREKGLRVGDNEPYAVSDESDYTLVVHGERRRIPHVELEIRQDLLATGAGQREWAERLASVLEASLAEGFPPLPGAPASVR